One window of Pseudomonas urmiensis genomic DNA carries:
- a CDS encoding OprD family porin encodes MYKSSLALAVALGVLAQQAGAAGFVEDSKLSLSSRTMYYDNDNREAHASSSTNFKRPDQRETGQGFKLDYISGFTEGTVGFGVDAQAVWGIHLDGGRGYHKSGFMPDASNGSSVNQWARFGANAKARFSKTEAHFGSALAPNLPILVANDGRVLPQTFEGGTITSKEIDNLTINAGQLTHAMGRASSNRTGLSVSGSGAYNDSNKFRYGGLDYKLTPDLTLQYYYSNLEDFYKQHFLGATHVFKIADDQSFKTDLRYFDSSSDGKNGDGGGYNFGNNGGYAKNPGEVDNKTWSAMFTYTLGGHSLMLGHQQVSDDGGFVWLNQGNVRKDGLNSASEGAGGASFYLFTDSMINQFARAGTNTTFGQYSYDFARVGVPGLKASVAYLRGTDIRNESGHGTYSEWERDARIDYVIQEGTFKGLGASLRHGIYRGEGESPADQDQTRLIVNYTYNFM; translated from the coding sequence ATGTACAAGTCCAGCCTGGCTCTGGCCGTGGCACTGGGGGTTCTCGCCCAACAAGCAGGCGCTGCTGGTTTCGTTGAGGACAGCAAGCTGTCCCTGAGCTCGCGCACCATGTACTACGACAACGATAACCGTGAAGCTCACGCTAGCAGCTCTACTAACTTCAAGCGTCCGGATCAGCGCGAGACTGGTCAAGGCTTCAAGCTTGACTACATTTCGGGCTTCACTGAAGGCACTGTAGGCTTTGGTGTTGATGCTCAAGCGGTGTGGGGTATCCACCTGGACGGTGGCCGTGGTTACCACAAAAGCGGTTTCATGCCTGACGCTAGCAACGGCTCTTCGGTAAACCAGTGGGCTCGTTTCGGTGCCAACGCCAAGGCTCGCTTCTCGAAGACTGAAGCGCATTTCGGTAGTGCCCTTGCGCCGAACCTTCCGATCCTGGTTGCCAACGACGGTCGTGTCCTCCCGCAGACCTTCGAGGGTGGCACCATCACCTCGAAAGAAATCGACAACCTGACCATCAACGCGGGTCAGCTGACCCACGCTATGGGTCGTGCCTCGAGCAACCGTACGGGTCTTTCTGTTTCGGGCTCTGGCGCCTACAACGATAGCAACAAGTTCCGCTACGGTGGCCTGGACTACAAGCTCACCCCAGACCTTACCCTGCAGTACTACTACTCGAACCTGGAAGACTTCTACAAGCAGCACTTCCTGGGTGCGACTCACGTCTTCAAAATCGCCGATGACCAGTCGTTCAAGACTGATCTGCGCTACTTCGACAGCAGCAGCGACGGCAAGAATGGCGACGGTGGCGGCTATAACTTCGGTAACAACGGTGGTTATGCCAAGAATCCCGGCGAGGTCGATAACAAGACCTGGAGCGCCATGTTCACTTATACCCTCGGCGGTCACTCCCTCATGCTGGGTCACCAGCAAGTTAGTGATGACGGTGGCTTCGTCTGGCTGAACCAGGGCAACGTGCGTAAAGACGGTTTGAACTCGGCTTCGGAAGGTGCGGGCGGCGCAAGCTTCTACCTGTTCACCGATAGCATGATCAACCAGTTCGCACGTGCTGGTACTAACACCACGTTCGGCCAGTACAGCTATGACTTTGCACGCGTTGGTGTGCCAGGTCTGAAGGCATCCGTCGCTTACCTGCGTGGTACTGATATCCGGAATGAGTCTGGCCACGGCACCTACAGCGAGTGGGAGCGTGATGCTCGTATCGACTACGTGATCCAGGAAGGCACCTTCAAAGGCTTGGGCGCTAGCCTGCGCCACGGCATCTACCGTGGTGAAGGTGAGTCGCCAGCCGATCAGGATCAGACCCGTCTGATCGTCAACTACACTTACAACTTCATGTAA
- the tauA gene encoding taurine ABC transporter substrate-binding protein yields MIPHTPLRLFAALTLASTSWFAQAADLTVAYQTTVDPAKVAQVDGDYEKASKASIDWRKFDNGADVITAVASGDVQIGYLGSSPLAAAATRKLPVETFLIATQIGAGEALVARDSIKTPQDLIGKKVAVPFVSTGHYSLLAALKAWNIDPSKVQILNLAPPAIIAAWKRGDIDATYVWDPALGVAKENGKVLITSGELAHKGAPTFDAWIVRKDFADKHPEVVKAFAKVTLDAYADYRKDPKAWLANPDNVAKLAKLSGAKSTDIPVLLEGNVYPLAADQANALGAPTTQALTDTATFLKQQGKVDAVLPDYSPYVSAKYLPN; encoded by the coding sequence ATGATCCCGCACACTCCGCTGCGCCTGTTCGCCGCCCTGACCCTCGCCAGCACCAGCTGGTTCGCCCAGGCAGCCGACCTGACCGTCGCTTACCAGACCACCGTCGACCCAGCCAAGGTGGCCCAGGTCGATGGCGACTATGAAAAAGCCAGCAAGGCCAGCATCGACTGGCGCAAGTTCGACAACGGCGCCGACGTGATCACCGCCGTCGCCTCGGGCGATGTGCAAATCGGCTACCTCGGTTCCAGCCCACTGGCTGCTGCCGCCACCCGCAAGCTGCCAGTGGAAACCTTTCTGATCGCTACCCAGATCGGCGCCGGTGAAGCGCTGGTCGCCCGCGACAGCATCAAGACCCCGCAAGACCTGATCGGCAAGAAAGTCGCGGTGCCGTTCGTCTCCACCGGCCATTACAGCCTGCTTGCCGCACTGAAGGCGTGGAACATCGACCCCTCCAAAGTGCAGATCCTCAACCTCGCGCCACCGGCAATCATCGCGGCCTGGAAGCGCGGCGACATCGATGCCACCTACGTGTGGGACCCAGCACTGGGCGTGGCCAAGGAAAACGGCAAGGTACTGATCACCTCCGGTGAACTGGCGCACAAAGGCGCACCGACTTTCGACGCCTGGATCGTGCGCAAGGACTTCGCCGACAAGCATCCAGAGGTGGTCAAGGCCTTCGCCAAAGTGACCCTCGACGCCTACGCCGACTACCGCAAAGACCCCAAAGCCTGGCTGGCCAACCCTGACAACGTGGCCAAGCTGGCCAAGCTCTCGGGCGCCAAGTCCACGGACATCCCGGTCCTGCTGGAAGGCAACGTCTATCCGCTGGCCGCCGACCAGGCCAATGCCCTCGGTGCTCCGACCACCCAGGCGCTGACCGACACCGCCACCTTCCTCAAGCAACAAGGCAAGGTCGATGCGGTACTGCCGGACTATTCGCCCTACGTCAGCGCCAAATACCTCCCCAACTGA
- the tauB gene encoding taurine ABC transporter ATP-binding subunit has translation MALLELERISAQYPGAATPVLADINLSLGPRQLLVALGPSGSGKTSLLNLIAGFVAPSGGRITLDGVPVQGPGAERGVVFQDDALLPWQDVLGNVAFGLELAGVARAEREAKAREMLALVDLADFAERRIWQLSGGQKQRVGLARALAANPRVLLMDEPFGALDAFTREQMQELLLQVWQRTAKPVFLITHDIEEAVFLASELVLLAPNPGRVVERLQLDFGQRYAAGESARAIKSDPRFIETREHVLARVFSQRESTRREASL, from the coding sequence ATGGCCTTGCTTGAACTGGAGCGCATCAGCGCACAGTACCCCGGCGCCGCCACCCCGGTGCTGGCCGACATCAACCTGAGCCTGGGTCCACGCCAGCTGCTGGTGGCCCTGGGGCCATCGGGCAGCGGCAAGACCTCGCTGCTCAACCTGATCGCCGGCTTCGTCGCCCCCAGCGGCGGACGCATCACCCTTGACGGCGTGCCGGTGCAAGGCCCCGGCGCCGAACGTGGGGTGGTGTTCCAGGACGACGCCCTGCTGCCTTGGCAGGATGTGCTCGGCAACGTTGCCTTTGGCCTGGAACTGGCCGGCGTAGCGCGCGCCGAGCGCGAGGCGAAAGCCCGCGAAATGCTCGCGCTGGTCGACCTGGCAGACTTTGCCGAACGGCGTATCTGGCAGCTTTCCGGTGGTCAGAAACAGCGCGTGGGCCTGGCCCGGGCACTGGCGGCCAACCCCCGCGTGCTGCTGATGGACGAGCCGTTTGGCGCACTCGACGCCTTTACCCGCGAACAGATGCAAGAGCTGTTGTTGCAGGTCTGGCAGCGCACTGCCAAGCCAGTGTTCCTGATCACCCACGATATTGAAGAAGCGGTTTTCCTCGCCAGCGAACTGGTGTTGCTGGCGCCCAATCCCGGTCGCGTGGTCGAGCGCCTGCAACTGGACTTCGGCCAGCGCTACGCCGCCGGTGAATCGGCGCGGGCGATCAAGTCCGATCCGCGCTTCATCGAAACCCGCGAGCACGTGCTGGCGCGGGTGTTCTCGCAACGCGAATCCACCCGCCGGGAGGCGTCCCTATGA
- the tauC gene encoding taurine ABC transporter permease TauC encodes MSSLELPVAGKPTRQSKSVIKLRRSLPTRWISALTLTALLVLWWLVTAAGWVEPLFLPSPAYILAKAWVLLTQGYMDASLWQHLGASLGRIGLALAAATLTAIPVGIAIGYNRIARGILDPLIEFYRPIPPLAYLPLIVIWCGIGELSKVLLIYLAIFAPIAIATATGVRTVDPAKLRAAQSLGASKAQLIRHVILPSALPDILTGIRIGLGVGWSTLVAAELIAATSGLGFMVQSASQFLVTDVVVLGILLIALIAFALEMGLRALQRKLVPWHGQSY; translated from the coding sequence ATGAGCAGCCTTGAATTGCCCGTCGCCGGCAAACCCACCCGCCAGAGCAAGTCCGTGATCAAGCTGCGCCGATCACTGCCGACCCGCTGGATCAGTGCCCTGACCCTGACCGCGCTGCTCGTACTGTGGTGGCTGGTGACCGCCGCGGGCTGGGTCGAGCCGTTGTTCCTGCCGTCACCTGCCTACATCCTGGCCAAGGCCTGGGTGCTGCTGACCCAGGGCTACATGGACGCCAGCCTGTGGCAGCACCTGGGCGCGAGCCTGGGGCGGATCGGCCTGGCACTGGCGGCGGCGACCCTGACCGCGATCCCGGTGGGCATCGCCATCGGCTACAACCGCATCGCCCGCGGCATTCTCGATCCGCTGATCGAGTTCTACCGGCCGATCCCACCGCTGGCCTACCTGCCGCTGATCGTGATCTGGTGCGGCATTGGCGAGTTGTCCAAGGTGCTGCTGATCTACCTGGCGATCTTCGCCCCGATCGCCATCGCCACCGCTACCGGGGTGCGCACCGTCGACCCGGCCAAACTGCGCGCCGCGCAGTCGTTGGGCGCGAGCAAAGCGCAGCTGATCCGCCATGTGATCCTGCCCAGCGCCCTGCCCGACATCCTCACCGGTATCCGTATCGGCCTGGGCGTCGGCTGGTCGACCCTGGTCGCCGCCGAGCTGATCGCCGCCACCAGTGGCTTGGGCTTCATGGTGCAGTCGGCGTCGCAGTTCCTCGTCACCGACGTGGTGGTGCTGGGCATATTGTTGATTGCCCTGATCGCCTTCGCCCTGGAGATGGGCCTGCGCGCCCTGCAACGCAAGCTGGTGCCCTGGCACGGACAAAGCTACTGA
- the tauD gene encoding taurine dioxygenase: MSLTITPLSPALGAQISGVDISREITQEQRDAIEQALLKHQVLFFRDQPLNPAQQANFAARFGDLHIHPIYPNVPDTPQVLILDTAVTDVRDNAVWHTDVTFLPTPALGAVLSAKQLPAYGGDTLWASGIAAFEALSAPLRTMLEGLTATHDFTKSFPLERFGTTAQDLERWEATRRNNPPLSHPVVRTHPVSGRKALFVNEGFTTRINELSEQESEALLKLLFAHATRPEFSIRWRWQENDVAFWDNRVTQHYAVDDYRPQRRVMHRATILGDAPF, translated from the coding sequence ATGAGCCTGACCATCACCCCTCTCAGCCCGGCGCTCGGCGCCCAGATCAGCGGCGTGGACATCAGCCGCGAGATTACCCAAGAGCAGCGCGACGCTATCGAACAAGCGCTGCTCAAGCATCAGGTGCTGTTCTTCCGCGACCAGCCACTGAACCCGGCCCAGCAGGCCAACTTTGCGGCGCGCTTTGGTGATCTGCATATTCATCCGATCTACCCCAACGTGCCGGATACCCCGCAGGTGCTGATCCTCGACACGGCAGTCACCGATGTGCGTGACAACGCCGTGTGGCACACCGACGTGACCTTCCTGCCGACCCCGGCGCTGGGCGCGGTACTCAGTGCCAAGCAGTTGCCGGCTTACGGTGGCGACACGCTGTGGGCCAGTGGCATTGCGGCGTTCGAAGCGCTGTCGGCGCCGCTGCGCACAATGCTTGAAGGGCTGACGGCGACCCATGACTTCACCAAGTCGTTCCCGCTGGAGCGCTTCGGCACCACGGCGCAAGACCTCGAACGCTGGGAAGCGACCCGGCGTAACAATCCGCCGCTGTCGCACCCGGTGGTGCGCACGCATCCGGTGAGTGGACGCAAGGCGCTGTTCGTCAATGAGGGGTTCACTACGCGGATCAACGAGCTGAGCGAGCAAGAGAGCGAGGCGCTGCTCAAGCTACTGTTCGCCCATGCGACGCGGCCGGAGTTCAGTATTCGCTGGCGCTGGCAGGAGAACGACGTGGCGTTTTGGGATAACCGCGTGACCCAGCATTACGCGGTGGATGACTACCGGCCGCAGCGGCGGGTGATGCATCGGGCGACCATCCTTGGGGATGCGCCGTTCTAG
- the betT gene encoding choline transporter BetT, translated as MSAPSTSSSNIRMNPPVFYFAASFILIFGLVVIANPQAAGDWLLAAQNWAANTVGWYYMLAMTLYLVFVVVTALSGYGKIKLGADHDEPEFSYLSWAGMLFAAGISITLFFFCVSEPLTHMLQPPQGEGGTAEAGRQAMQVLFLHWGLHGWGVFAFVGMALAYFAYRHNLPLALRSALYPLIGKRINGPIGYAVDGFGIIATVFGLGADMGFGVLHLNAGLDYLFGIDHSQWVQVILITLMMGAAVAVAVAGVEKGVRVMSDINLFLACALLLFVLFAGPTQHLFNTLIQNLGDYLGALPRKSFDVYAYGENRDWLGGWTVFYWAWWIAWAPFVGLFIARISRGRTIREFVFGVLLIPLGFTLAWMSIFGNSALDQVINHGMTALGQSALDNPSMSLYLLLETYPWSKTVIAVTVFISFVFFVTSADSGTVVLSTLSAKDGNADEDGPNWLRIFWGAMTALITSSLLFAGSIDSLKSAVVLTSLPFSLILLCMMWGLHKAFYLESQRQIAQMHSLAPFAQSRRGRGGWRQRLSQAVHFPSRDEVYRFMDDVVRPAIAEVREVFEQKGLVLITQDDPSHDNVSLKIGHGEEQPFIYQVQMRGYFTPSFALGGLGAQDLKNRRYYRAEVHLAEGSQNYDLVGYSKEQIINDILDQYERHMQFLHLVR; from the coding sequence ATGAGTGCACCTTCCACCTCTTCCAGCAATATCCGCATGAACCCTCCGGTGTTCTATTTCGCGGCAAGTTTCATCCTGATCTTCGGCCTGGTGGTCATTGCCAACCCTCAAGCGGCAGGCGATTGGCTGCTCGCGGCACAGAACTGGGCGGCCAATACGGTCGGCTGGTACTACATGCTGGCGATGACCCTGTACCTGGTCTTCGTGGTGGTCACCGCCTTGTCTGGCTACGGCAAGATCAAGCTCGGTGCCGACCACGACGAACCCGAGTTCAGTTACCTGTCGTGGGCCGGCATGCTGTTCGCCGCAGGCATCAGCATCACCTTGTTCTTCTTCTGCGTCTCCGAACCCCTGACCCACATGCTCCAACCGCCGCAAGGCGAAGGCGGTACCGCCGAGGCTGGGCGGCAGGCGATGCAGGTGCTGTTCCTGCATTGGGGCCTGCATGGCTGGGGCGTGTTCGCCTTCGTCGGCATGGCGCTGGCGTACTTTGCCTATCGCCATAACCTGCCGCTGGCGTTGCGCTCGGCGCTGTATCCGTTGATTGGCAAACGCATCAACGGCCCGATCGGTTACGCAGTGGACGGCTTTGGCATCATCGCCACGGTGTTTGGCCTGGGCGCCGACATGGGCTTTGGTGTGCTGCACCTCAATGCTGGCCTGGATTACCTGTTCGGCATCGATCATAGCCAGTGGGTGCAGGTCATCCTCATCACCTTGATGATGGGCGCGGCGGTGGCCGTGGCGGTCGCCGGGGTGGAGAAGGGTGTGCGGGTGATGTCCGACATCAACCTGTTCCTGGCCTGTGCGCTGCTGTTGTTCGTGCTGTTCGCAGGGCCCACCCAGCACCTGTTCAATACCTTGATCCAGAACCTGGGCGACTACCTCGGCGCCTTGCCGCGCAAGAGCTTCGACGTTTATGCCTACGGCGAGAACCGCGACTGGCTGGGTGGCTGGACAGTCTTCTACTGGGCTTGGTGGATTGCCTGGGCGCCGTTCGTGGGCTTGTTCATCGCGCGGATCTCGCGTGGCCGGACCATCCGCGAGTTCGTCTTCGGCGTGCTGCTGATTCCGCTGGGCTTCACCCTGGCGTGGATGTCGATCTTCGGCAACAGCGCCCTGGACCAGGTGATCAACCACGGCATGACCGCGCTCGGCCAGTCGGCGTTGGATAACCCGTCGATGAGCCTGTACTTGCTGCTGGAAACCTACCCTTGGAGCAAGACGGTGATCGCCGTGACGGTGTTCATCAGCTTCGTGTTCTTCGTCACCTCGGCAGATTCCGGCACGGTGGTGCTTTCGACCCTGTCGGCCAAGGATGGCAACGCCGACGAAGATGGCCCGAACTGGCTGCGGATCTTCTGGGGCGCGATGACTGCGCTGATCACCAGCAGCTTGTTGTTCGCCGGCAGTATCGATTCGCTCAAATCTGCCGTGGTACTGACCTCGTTGCCGTTCTCGCTGATCTTGCTGTGCATGATGTGGGGGCTGCACAAGGCGTTCTACCTGGAGTCGCAACGGCAGATCGCGCAGATGCACTCGCTGGCGCCGTTCGCCCAGTCGCGCCGCGGCCGGGGTGGCTGGCGGCAACGCTTGAGCCAGGCGGTGCATTTCCCTTCACGCGATGAGGTGTACCGGTTCATGGACGATGTCGTGCGTCCGGCGATTGCCGAGGTGCGCGAGGTGTTCGAGCAGAAGGGCCTGGTGCTGATTACCCAGGATGACCCGAGCCATGACAACGTCAGCTTGAAGATCGGCCATGGCGAGGAACAGCCGTTTATCTACCAGGTGCAGATGCGTGGGTATTTCACCCCGTCCTTCGCGCTGGGTGGGTTGGGTGCCCAGGACTTGAAGAACCGTCGTTACTACCGGGCCGAGGTGCATCTGGCCGAAGGTAGCCAGAACTATGACCTGGTGGGCTACAGCAAGGAGCAGATCATCAACGACATCCTCGACCAGTACGAGCGGCATATGCAGTTCTTGCACTTGGTCAGGTAG
- the epsC gene encoding serine O-acetyltransferase EpsC: MSEKPSPGHWQLHSIVSGLRGAREQWRTRNGRSSGEQGGRELPSREAVRQILEQLCGALFPMRLGPVDLREESEDFYVGHTLDAALTSLLTQARLELRYATRQGKTDLSDVDAHALRLIQDFAAALPALRVLLDTDVLAAYHGDPAARSVDEVLLCYPGILAIIHHRLAHHLYQAGLPLLARISSELAHSATGIDIHPGAQIGPSFFIDHGTGVVIGETAIIGERVRIYQAVTLGAKRFPADESGTLHKGHPRHPIVEDDVVIYAGATILGRITIGKGSTIGGNVWLTRSVPAQSNITQANLQLDCEGK; this comes from the coding sequence GTGAGCGAAAAACCATCCCCAGGGCATTGGCAACTGCACAGCATCGTCAGCGGCTTGCGCGGCGCGCGCGAGCAGTGGCGAACCCGCAATGGCCGCAGCAGCGGCGAGCAGGGCGGCCGTGAGTTGCCGTCGCGTGAAGCGGTTAGGCAGATCCTCGAGCAGCTGTGTGGCGCACTGTTCCCCATGCGCTTGGGTCCGGTGGACTTGCGCGAAGAGAGCGAGGACTTCTACGTCGGCCACACCCTCGACGCAGCGCTGACCTCGCTATTGACCCAGGCCCGGCTGGAACTGCGGTACGCCACGCGCCAGGGCAAGACCGACCTGAGCGACGTCGATGCCCATGCCCTGCGCTTGATCCAGGACTTCGCCGCCGCGCTGCCGGCCTTGCGGGTGCTGCTCGATACCGATGTGCTGGCTGCCTACCACGGCGACCCGGCAGCGCGCAGCGTCGACGAAGTACTGCTGTGCTACCCCGGTATCCTGGCGATCATCCACCATCGCTTGGCTCATCATTTGTACCAGGCTGGCCTGCCGCTGCTGGCGCGGATCAGTTCGGAGCTGGCGCATTCGGCCACGGGTATCGATATTCACCCAGGCGCGCAGATTGGCCCGAGCTTCTTCATCGACCACGGCACGGGTGTGGTGATCGGTGAGACGGCGATCATCGGCGAGCGGGTGCGCATTTATCAGGCGGTGACCTTGGGCGCCAAGCGCTTCCCGGCGGATGAGTCGGGAACGCTGCACAAGGGCCATCCACGCCACCCGATTGTCGAGGACGATGTGGTGATCTATGCCGGGGCGACTATTCTCGGGCGTATCACCATCGGCAAGGGCTCGACCATTGGCGGCAACGTCTGGCTGACCCGCAGCGTGCCGGCTCAGAGCAATATCACCCAGGCGAATCTGCAGCTTGATTGTGAGGGCAAGTAG
- the tcyJ gene encoding cystine ABC transporter substrate-binding protein encodes MSKFAKPLLNASLAILLGTGLLSQAFAGEQLKTIKDKGVLSVGLEGTYPPFSFQDENGKLAGFEVELSELLAKELGVKAKIQPTKWDGILAALESKRLDVVINQVTISEERKKKYDFSEPYTVSGIQALILKKKAADLKIESAQDLAGKKVGVGLGTNYEQWVKQDVPKAEVRTYEDDPTKFADLRNGRIDAILVDRLAALEYAQKAKDTALAGEAFSRLESGVALRKGEPELLDAINKALDKLKADGTLAKLSEKYFGADVTK; translated from the coding sequence ATGTCGAAATTCGCCAAACCGCTACTCAACGCCAGCCTGGCCATCCTGCTGGGCACCGGTCTGCTCAGCCAGGCCTTCGCCGGTGAGCAGCTCAAGACCATCAAGGACAAAGGCGTGCTCAGCGTCGGCCTCGAAGGCACCTACCCGCCCTTCAGCTTCCAGGACGAAAACGGCAAGCTGGCCGGCTTTGAAGTCGAGCTGTCCGAGCTGCTGGCCAAGGAGCTGGGGGTCAAGGCCAAGATCCAGCCGACCAAGTGGGATGGCATCCTCGCTGCCCTCGAGTCCAAACGTTTGGACGTGGTGATCAACCAGGTGACCATCTCCGAAGAGCGCAAGAAGAAGTACGACTTCTCCGAGCCCTACACCGTGTCCGGCATCCAGGCGCTGATCCTGAAGAAGAAGGCCGCAGACCTGAAAATCGAGAGCGCCCAAGACCTGGCCGGCAAGAAGGTCGGCGTAGGCCTGGGCACCAACTACGAGCAATGGGTCAAGCAAGACGTGCCCAAAGCCGAAGTGCGCACCTACGAAGACGATCCAACCAAGTTCGCCGACCTGCGCAATGGTCGTATCGATGCGATCCTGGTCGACCGCCTTGCCGCCCTGGAATACGCCCAGAAAGCCAAGGACACCGCGCTGGCGGGTGAGGCGTTCTCGCGCCTGGAGTCGGGCGTGGCCCTGCGCAAAGGCGAGCCGGAACTGCTCGACGCGATCAACAAGGCGCTGGACAAACTCAAGGCCGACGGCACCCTGGCCAAGCTGTCCGAGAAGTACTTTGGCGCTGACGTGACTAAATGA
- the tcyL gene encoding cystine ABC transporter permease: MIEESLQLVADSAPFLLKGAGYTVLLSVGGMFFGLVLGFALALMRLSKILPLNWLARIYVSFFRGTPLLVQLFVIYFGLPQIGIELDPIPASLIGLSLNMAAYICEILRAAISSIDRGQWEACASIGMTRTQAMRRAILPQAMRTALPPLGNSFISLVKDTALAATIQVPELFRQAQLITARTFEVFTMYLAVAVVYWILCTILAHFQNRMEARVNQHDQEH; the protein is encoded by the coding sequence ATGATTGAAGAAAGCCTGCAACTGGTAGCCGATTCAGCGCCCTTCCTGCTCAAGGGCGCAGGCTACACCGTGCTGCTCAGCGTTGGTGGCATGTTCTTCGGCCTGGTCCTGGGCTTTGCCCTGGCCCTGATGCGTTTGTCGAAGATCTTGCCGCTGAACTGGCTGGCGCGCATCTACGTATCGTTCTTCCGTGGCACACCGCTGTTGGTGCAGCTGTTCGTGATCTACTTCGGCTTGCCACAGATCGGCATCGAGCTCGATCCGATCCCGGCTTCGCTGATTGGCCTGTCGCTGAACATGGCGGCGTATATCTGCGAAATCCTCCGTGCGGCGATCTCCTCGATCGACCGTGGCCAGTGGGAAGCCTGCGCCAGCATCGGCATGACCCGCACCCAGGCGATGCGCCGGGCGATCCTGCCGCAAGCCATGCGCACCGCCCTGCCGCCGCTGGGCAACAGCTTCATTTCGCTGGTCAAGGACACCGCCCTGGCGGCGACCATCCAGGTCCCCGAGCTGTTCCGCCAAGCGCAGTTGATCACCGCGCGCACGTTCGAAGTGTTCACCATGTACCTGGCCGTGGCAGTGGTCTACTGGATACTCTGCACGATCCTTGCGCACTTCCAGAACCGCATGGAAGCGCGGGTCAACCAGCATGACCAGGAGCACTGA
- the tcyN gene encoding L-cystine ABC transporter ATP-binding protein TcyN, whose protein sequence is MIVVEGLTKRFKGQTVLNGIDLTVQPGEVIAIIGPSGSGKTTFLRCLNLLETPDAGRIQIGDINIDANRPLGGQQSAIRRLRQQAGFVFQSFNLFPHRTALENVIEGPLVVKKTPRDKAVELGRRLLAKVGLAGKEDAYPRRLSGGQQQRVAIARALAMEPDVILFDEPTSALDPELVGEVLETIRGLAEEKRTMIIVTHEMSFARDVANRVIFFDKGVIVEQGEAKALFANPKEERTRQFLRKFLGTAASQD, encoded by the coding sequence ATGATCGTAGTAGAAGGCCTGACCAAGCGGTTCAAAGGCCAGACCGTACTCAACGGGATCGACCTGACCGTACAGCCCGGCGAAGTCATTGCCATCATCGGCCCGAGTGGCTCGGGCAAGACCACCTTCCTGCGCTGCCTCAACCTGCTGGAAACACCCGATGCCGGACGCATCCAGATCGGCGACATCAACATCGATGCCAATCGTCCGCTGGGCGGCCAGCAGAGTGCGATCCGCCGGCTGCGCCAACAGGCCGGGTTCGTGTTCCAGAGCTTCAACCTGTTCCCGCACCGCACCGCCCTGGAGAACGTCATCGAAGGGCCATTGGTGGTCAAGAAGACGCCGCGTGACAAGGCTGTCGAGCTAGGGCGGCGCTTGCTGGCCAAGGTCGGCCTGGCGGGCAAGGAAGACGCTTACCCACGGCGCTTGTCGGGTGGCCAGCAGCAACGGGTGGCGATTGCCCGGGCCTTGGCCATGGAGCCGGACGTGATCCTGTTCGACGAGCCGACATCAGCGCTCGACCCGGAGTTGGTCGGCGAGGTGCTGGAAACCATCCGCGGCCTGGCCGAAGAGAAGCGCACGATGATTATCGTCACCCACGAGATGAGCTTTGCCCGGGATGTGGCGAATCGGGTGATCTTCTTCGACAAGGGGGTAATCGTCGAACAAGGGGAAGCCAAGGCGTTGTTTGCCAATCCGAAGGAAGAACGCACGCGACAGTTCTTGCGTAAGTTCTTGGGGACGGCGGCCTCGCAAGACTAA